The genomic window ggcaagtcacttgacccccattgcctagccttaccactcttctgccttggaaccgatacacagtattgattctaaagaggaaggtaggcattaaaaaaaaaaattaggtcatTAAGGTTTCCAGCCTTTACTTCACCAAATTCCTTCACTCCTTCAGTTAactatgaagagaaagaaaattaggtACATATAGGTCTATTTAGTGACTGGAATCGGTTCTTATAGATAAgcattcttcaaatacttgaaggttttctttccttcttaaaaatttattcatttttcccatGGCtatatgattcatgctctttccctcccctcctgtagccaatgagaagttccactgggttatacatgtgtcagtGATCATGATCTATTCCTGTATTTTGAATGTTTGCAATAGagcatttagtctacatccccaatcatatccccaacaaaccatgtgatcaagcaaatgttttttttttgtgttccTACTCCAAGGAAGGTTTTATTTCTTAACACAGATCTTAATGAAAAGTCTCTTTAATTCTTAATGCTGTCTGTGTTTGAATATCAACAAAATAGCCTTCTCTTTTCCCACCATGCCCCTGAATGCACAGAGAGCAGCCCTTCCAGGAGTCATTGACAcagctgtgtcaggctcagacTGCTTGGTTTTGATTTCCAAAAGAAATATGATAGATCGAGAAGGGATTCTATGGAAATCGTTTAGTACAACAGACAGGCAGACATGAGGGAACGTCATCTCCAATAGAAATAAGCTTTGTAAGGCTTCTCAGAAGGCATCAAAATGGAAAATGGTTTCTATCCTGACCCAGTGAGTTCTTTTCCCTTAGACTCTTCTCTCCTTCAGTGCCTCGTCCTTATTGGAGGAAGAAAGCACAAAATGACTCCTTAGGAAAATTATCCTCTGCCTGGACCCCTAAGAAATCTCTCTTGTGAGTCTCATGTCTTATTTTCCACCCTTCCTGATGAGTGAAAAACTGCTCATTGAGCACATCCTGTGACCAAGCCCCTGTTCAAGAGGCACTTCTGGCTCCAGCTCCCCACAGAAGCAGACCTCTGTATTCCTACAAGCCTCTGCCTCGAAGCAGTGGTCTTCACCCCAGAAAAACTCCCCAATAGATGACTGACTAGCTAATCAAATGCTGCCAGGAAACACCAAAAGGCCAGAGCTCTCAGGGAATCTCATGGAGTTGTTTCTCTCTCACACTTTTTGGCATACTCCAGGCAAATGGGCCAATTCATAGTCCATTCTAAGTTAAAGACCCAAGAGGATGAGAACCTTCATAGCAGAGATGTTCAGGATCACACTTCTAAGGGATATGGTTGTTTGCCCTCTAGGACCCTAAGGGCTAAAGCTTACTTACTtggaatacattttaaaaactgcCAACACAGTGAAATAGTATGGCTCTAAAACCAGTGTGAGGGGTTCCATCGCTGAGAGAGAAGTATACCTGTGAAAAAGAGAAATCGTGCCTAGTGGGGTAGATGGTGCCTTTCTGTGAGAATAGCCATTCAGAAAGAGCCATGCTTGTTTTCTCTCTCGCTGGTTAGTTAGTCCTAGCTGATAACCCAGCCTAGAAGCTAAATTAAAAGGCaatattattggggggggggttaatttttttttttaaacccttaccttgagaatcaatactgagtattggttccaaggcagaagagtggtaggcaaTACTAGGGAAtgggggtgttaagtgacttgcacagggtcacatggcagaggccacatttgaacccaggacctcccatctctaggctcttactccactgagctactcagctaccTCCCTACATATTGTTTTAGAACAACTCAAGTGCCCAGTAAAATCATACCTGACCAAACACATAAAGCGTTTAGCATGTTCTAATAAGTtagaaatcatgggaaaataagtttaaaagtcAGTCTTACTCTACATTTACAGTGTAAGATTATTTTTGTAAGAATCAGCTCCCAAACCATAACCCCCCCCCAATTGAACTGCTTCATTATTTATATCAAAGAACATTCCCCCCGCCCCCATAAATTCTCCCCTCTCTAAATTCTTTTCTACCTTAATAGGATCTTCAGGAAATAATATCCCAACACTTTATGACATCAAATATGTGACCGCagtattttggggaaaaaacacaaacaaCCTCTTTCTCCCTCAATCCCTTGCCACCCACCACTCCTCAGTCAAATCTCTGTAATTACCTACTATCTAGAGAGAAACATACCTTGTTAATGTTCTTCTcacattctaaaggagaaaaatagacaCGGTCAGCACAATTCATGAATCATTTCTCCTATGGACACCAGCCTCCAAAAGCCCATAGCATCTCCCTCCCGAATAGGAACCATCACTaccctttctctttatttccttgatCCTCAACTTAGAAAAGCTGGATTCTGGATACAAACTTCCCAGGCTACACGGTACTTGGGCAGTTCCTGTGTGGTGCTAGCAGTGATGCAGGCCAACAGGAGGTCTCCAGGTTACTCTGTTTTCTCTCATTTTGTGATAAGAAACATTGAGGTATTCTCTAACagagggaggaaaatggagagggaaaagatGGATAATAATAAAGGGCTTCACAGAAATGAATAGGCATCTTCTGAAGTGCCTCTCCTGCCACCTGCTGCTGCCTACACACATGACAGATCCAAGATAGGTGTTATGGGCAAGTAGGATACCCTTCAGGATGCCTtgtgcaagcatgcaagactccaaaacttagcttaaaaacaaaaaggagatttattaatttagagagtaatgttgagagtggccaggaggatagcaaggtggaacagcatggGATGAAAGGCAGTTCAGACAtcagttctgaggtttttataCCTTTTTACAACACAACCTATGCCTTGGTGGGGTCGTGACTTAAGAGTagtaagccctcaggcatttggtggggtggggtagaCATGGgttctgcctggaggcataaagattcatctctttgtccaccttaagTCTCCAGGATGTTCAAGGGTAGATAGTCATCTCAAGACCCTGGATGGGGTCATTGGGTGAGTCAGGAGGATGtaaagcaagggagtttcccagATGACAGttcgcctgagtttctggggtaaGGTGCCCATGTCATAGGGACCCAGGAGTCCTTGGATCACTTGGCCCTAACACCAGAACAGAGCCCTCCCTGCTGTGTTCTCAGGCCAGAGTGTCTTTAGTCAGACCTCTTAGCTCTCAGGAGTTACCTCTCTCCATTTCCGACCCCCCCCAAACAGAAAACACAGATACAGCAGGAAACCAGGGTAGACTCAAAAGAAATCCTTTGGGATCTGGGAAAGAGCAATGAAAGACATGCTGGATTTCTTGTCCCTCTAAACAACTGAACCTAATTAATTTATCCTGTTCTCACCTGGATGATTTCTACATCTGGCTTCTTCATCATTTGCTGCGCCTCACTAATTATGTGTATTAGCAATGCTCTGTATTTGCGcaccattttcttccatttccactTTTTCACTTTCATATGAGGTTCCAGGATACTTTCTAAGTTCTTTAGTCTCTCAGAGACTTCTTTGAAGTTCTGTTATTCTTCTCCAGTATGAGTTTctccttttctgcttccttttttggCTCTATCCATTTCGATAGAAAATTGTCCCCAAATGGACTTTCGTTAATCTGTACAGATTTTTAGGGGGGGGGAAATTGATCACACACTGTAGGACAACAAGGAGAACTGCCTCCAGGCCATCCCCGACTCAGTGCCATCCATCCCGGATTGCGCGCCATTTCTTCCTCTGCGCTAACCCCGCCTCCGCGCCATCCCAGCCTCTGCGCCAACACAGCCTTCCCGCCATCCCCGACTCTGCACCATCCCCGCCTTCGCGACGTCTCCACCTCCGCGCCATCCCCGCCTCCGCGCCAACACAGCCTTCCCGCCATCCCGGACTCCGCACCATCCCCGCCTTCGCGACGTCTCCGCCTCCGCGCCATCCCCGCCTCCGCACGCTCCCTGCCTTCCCGCCATCCCAGCCTCTGCGCCAACACAGCCTTCCCGCCATCCCCGACTCTGCACCATCCCCGCCTTCGCGACGTCTCCACCTCCGCGCCATCCCCGCCTCCGCACACTCCCTGCCTTCCCGCCATCCCAGCCTCCGCGCCAACACAGCCTTCCCGCCATCCCCGACTCCGCACCATCCCCGCCTTCGCGACGTCTCCGCCCCCTCACCATCCCCGCCTCCGCACGCTCCCTGCCTTCCTGCCATCCCAGCCTCTGCGCCAACACAGCCTTCCCGCCATCCCCGACTCCGCACCATCCCCGCCTTCGCGACGTCTCCGCCCCCTCGCCATCCCCGCCTCCGCACGCTCCCTGCCTTCCCGCCATCCCAGCCTCTGCGCCAACACAGCCTTCCCGCCATCCCCGACTCCGCACCATCCCCGCCTTCGCGACGTCTCCACCTCCGCGCCATCCCCGCCTCCGCACACTCCCTGCCTTCCCGCCATCCCAGCCTCTGCGCCAACACAGCCTTCCCGCCATCCCCGACTCCGCACCATCCCCGCCTTCGCGACGTCTCCGCCTCCGCGCCATCCCCGCCCCCTCGCCATCCCCGCCTCCGCACACTCCCTGCCTTCCCGCCATCCCAGCCTCTGCGCCAACACAGCCTTCCCGCCATCCCGGACTCCGCACCATCCCCGCCTTCGCGACGTCTCCGCCTCCGCGCCATCCCCGCCCCCTCGTCATCCCCGCCTCCGCACACTCCCTGCCTTCCCGCCATCCCAGCCTCTGCGCCAACACAGCCTTCCCGCCATCCCCGACTCTGCACCATCCCCGCCTTCGCGACGTCTCCGCCTCCGCGCCATCCCCGCCCCCTCGTCATCCCCGCCTCCGCACGCTCCCTGCCTTCCCGCCATCCCAGCCTCTGCGTCAACACAGCCTTCCCGCCATCCCCGACTCCCGCACCATCCCCGCCTTCGCGACGTCTCCGCCTCCGCGCCATCCCCGCCCCCTCGTCATCCCCGCCTCCGCACGCTCCCTGCCTTCCCGCCATCCCAGCCTCTGAGCCAACACAGCCTTCCCGCCATCCCCGACTCCCGCACTATCCCTGGCTTCCCACCATCCCGGACTCCGCGCCAACCCTGATTCCGCGCGATCGCGGACTCCGCGCCATTCCCACCTCCCCGTCATCCCGCTATCCCCGACTCCGTGCCATCCCTGCCTTCCCGCCATCCACGACTCCGCGCCATCCCTGCCTTCCCGCCATCCACGACTCCGCGCCATCCCTGCCTTCCCGCCATCCGGGTCTCTGCGCCAACCCTGTTTTCCCTGCATCCCCGACTCCGCGCCATCCCGGACTTCACGCCATCCCGGACTCCGCGCCAACCCTGATTCCGCGAGATCCCGGACTCCGTGCCATTCCCACCTCCCTGTCATCCCGCCATCCCTGCCTCTGCGGTATCTCGGCCTCGGCGCCATCCGGTCTTCCCCTCCATCCCCGCCTCTGCGCCATTTCCGATTCCGCGCCATCCACGCCTGCTCAACGTGGTGAAATGCAAAAAGGACTGGACTCAGGAGACAAGACCCCAGGATTGCCCTCCCAAAGAGCTGTAGGACTGGAGAAATTGTTTAACATCTACTAAAGGCACttctaatattataatataataatcaaggaagtcatttttaaaaatttgtcccTTTCCATGTCTGTTTCTGAAGTCCCTCAGCATTACTATTCGATGACAAATGGGAATTTATCACTTCTTACTACTTCCAAATCAGCTAAGTTATAGGGAAATTCTGGTTCTTCAGTTCTTTCTTGCTTCTAAATACAGCTAATTGGTGCAAATGTTGCTACATCTGTAGGAATTTCTTCAAAGGGAACCTAAAGTATTGATTACTTTCTGCTCAAGGGAGATATGTAACTGGCCTCCTCTGCATAATGGTTTGTGTTGATAATGTGCCTACCTGACTGATTTTCCCATGCAGTCCTGAAAGATGCTATGGAAATAGGCTCTTCAGTTTTCCATGTTTCTTAAACATCACAGCCTTCCATATTTAAGGATCCTGACACTggtttccttgctgttcctcaaacaggATCCTTCAGAGATTCCTTCTTCACTGGATGTCTTACGTGCCAAGAACCCtttcttctcacctctgcctGCTTCCTTTAAGTTGAAGCTAAAATCCTGGAGTCTCTAAGAAGTCATTCCCTATCCCTCTTCTTGTTTCTCCCTTCTAGTGATTATCTTCAACTTACCCtgttttatgtattatatttgaACATGGTTTGTtttcatttcaggttttcttccaCCTTAGTCTGAGTCACTTGACAGCAGAAACCACCTTTTGCCTTTTGAGACATCCCCACTTTTCATCATAGGGCTTAGAATACAGTAGGTTAATGCATGTACATTACTTCAGATGATGACATGAGGGAGAATGTGACTAAGTTTCCcaggtgaaaagaaaaatatcaaaccCATTCAAACCTATGCATTGATTGTACAATGTGTTTCCCCCACAACTTATAGAAATTCTTGctatatattttaacaaattgcCTTAATCCCTCCATTCCTGTTACCTTTGTATTTGTTGTTAACTAGCCACCTGTTATTATGCTTCCTGTTAATATGATTATTGACTGGTATGATGGTCCAGGCATTTATGCACTACAATTAATTTCCAACAGTTTAAACCATCCTAAACCCTTCCTTGCACCCTTTATTTTGGATATCACTTTACTCATTGCATCACTAGCAATCTTCCCTACAAGGAGTCCACACTACATAGACAAATCATGGATATCAGTCACTCTGGTACCTCCCTTTATTCAGCTTCAGCCATTgctaattctttttatgatagcaTCTCCTCCTTTATCTCCAACAATGATTTGACCCCTACCTATATTGCTTGTGGATTTGgtcttgtcttattttttcttattccataTTGATTTCCAGTCCTCATCTGATACCTAGGGTCTACCACTGGGCAAGTCCAAATTGAACTGAAGTCTCTTCAgctcaaaaaaaagggggggtcggggggggggggggaggatatgCTGGAAGCCAACCAGGACGCCTTGACAGCTGTATCCTAATTCTCCagaacatcaccaaaagatcagatccTCAAACCCTATcctaaaagactatcatgggttaacttttatgtAGTTACATAATCCTCAGTaaccactttccttttcccattctaccTTGCCCAttgtttccttttgtattaccctTTTGCCTCAACAGTCTTTTTAAAGGATTACATTTTATGAAtagcctttattttttcattctctttgtttctaaatatattctatattttcctttattgaatAAGCTCTTctgatcaacaacaacaaaaagaaaggacaggaagaccaaaaagttgttttgcaaaattaaaatatgcaccaaatatttttagatatcattatcatctccttcacttcaaaaaaaggaaaagattgccAAAGTTAATCACTTTAACtttgttatctttattttatcatgttgtgaatcattctatttctatatttatactatatatcttatttttgcttatttcttttgctttcccaAGTATCTATATTTTTGCTTGAATAGAGTGCCACTAGGTAGTATTAAGTATATCACAGTTAACTGAGAAGGGAGAGTAAAATTTAATTTGccactcatataaaatcaaaatcctaaaataaaaactcaaatgaaCTCAAGTGagaaataatatgctttgatttccattctgactccaacattttttctctggaggtggatagcattctttgtcataagtccttcagtattattgctgagagtagctacatCTTTCAcaagttgatcattgtacaatattgatattgctgtgtacaatgttctcctggtttttgcttattttattctgcatcagttcatggaggtctttctagctgTTTTTGAAATTATCCTCCTTATCATTTTTATagacaatactattccatcatgtaaaaggaaattcttggttctcttttctATTCTGAGTCTACACTTttaaagggaatcctttattctctttgcctagttggagttaacattgtggttaataataacttaagtacccctacttagagGTAGTTGAAGCTATTGCTAGGTaaaaggaattctttgttctctttaactTTATACTTGTAAAAGGGAATCCttaattccctttgtctattttgagttaacactttggctaagaataacttaagtacccctacttagtacctcaacAGAtcttgaagacaggattaactctcctttctctacttttgATTAAATCAATAAGAGCTTGAACTAGGTAGAGAAGCAGATGACAGTTGGGATCATTTTGGatcattgctgagaatagctaagttaacACAGTTGTTCATTATACAGTATTGCTCTCACTGTGtgcaatattcttctggttctgccaatttcactctgcttcagttcttgTAAGTCTTTACAGGTTTTCTTTGAGTTTCTCCTTGTCAACTTTGAAAAAACATAGAACCACTGAAGTGGtcagaaagaacaagtctttaatcaggacaagagagTTTTCAAGATTCCTCTATCACACAGAGTCATGCCCTTAATACTGCACAGAGctaaagctctgggactctgggaacagtgtctccaAAGGTGACTTTTCTGAAGAGAAATAGAACTTTAGGGTCTTATATGGGGGAATAGAGAACAGGGAAGTGTCATTTAttagctttacaatggacacCAGGAAATGAGTCCAGGGCTGGACTTCTAGGAGAGACTAGTGCTTTTCAATGGATAAGAAAGGACAGTCCAGCCAGGGGCTGTGCTACCTGGGAAGAGATCTCTGATACAATGAGAGAAACTCCTAAGACAAAAAGATTTGATTATATACTCATTATACTCATCTTACCTAAACTGGGATagttaagtactttaaggtttatagttCAGTCTGAGGCtgggtcagtctgggacttctcTTTAGGCAAAGCTCCCAAGGGACAGGGCaaaaacacaatagtatttcattataatcatatactattaACTTTCttggccattccccagttgacttTTATCCTttcacttttcaattcttttccccAACAAAAGGAGCtgctttcaatatatttttttgtatgtataggtCTTTCCCCTTGTTGTTTTTGGGATACTAACCTAGTAAtggtatagctgggtcaaaggctatGTACTATTTCAGAGCcctttgtagtagtagtagtctcttagtaaccaaggatgacgattgtctttgtgcattttcatctatggtgtatagatgagtgtgcacaaagatacttgtgcgtgaaggagatttaagtagaaaagtcgatgcacagagacagtcccactctctcggtgttggaagcctgggtccagtggcatgaaaaatcattacacctggagacttcctcagctgcattggatggccgtgttgtcctttgtgctccaacacgccctaagcactccacagtgctttgctgcatcgccatctcagccgttgaaccttcttgttggtttcttcctcctgttccgccgaagcagt from Monodelphis domestica isolate mMonDom1 chromosome 4, mMonDom1.pri, whole genome shotgun sequence includes these protein-coding regions:
- the LOC130458981 gene encoding uncharacterized protein LOC130458981 yields the protein MGVAGMSAGEMRQSADVSFPMDSITLVFLGGGKLITHCRTTRRTASRPSPTQCHPSRIARHFFLCANPASAPSQPLRQHSLPAIPDSAPSPPSRRLHLRAIPASAPTQPSRHPGLRTIPAFATSPPPRHPRLRTLPAFPPSQPLRQHSLPAIPDSAPSPPSRRLHLRAIPASAHSLPSRHPSLRANTAFPPSPTPHHPRLRDVSAPSPSPPPHAPCLPAIPASAPTQPSRHPRLRTIPAFATSPPPRHPRLRTLPAFPPSQPLRQHSLPAIPDSAPSPPSRRLHLRAIPASAHSLPSRHPSLCANTAFPPSPTPHHPRLRDVSASAPSPPPRHPRLRTLPAFPPSQPLRQHSLPAIPDSAPSPPSRRLRLRAIPAPSSSPPPHTPCLPAIPASAPTQPSRHPRLCTIPAFATSPPPRHPRPLVIPASARSLPSRHPSLCVNTAFPPSPTPAPSPPSRRLRLRAIPAPSSSPPPHAPCLPAIPASEPTQPSRHPRLPHYPWLPTIPDSAPTLIPRDRGLRAIPTSPSSRYPRLRAIPAFPPSTTPRHPCLPAIHDSAPSLPSRHPGLCANPVFPASPTPRHPGLHAIPDSAPTLIPRDPGLRAIPTSLSSRHPCLCGISASAPSGLPLHPRLCAISDSAPSTPAQRGEMQKGLDSGDKTPGLPSQRALGGESLGLEPVPPQSTSDGGQAQAQAEVEGRCGAPGWQAEVPEFDPRREGVICWETKESLDCGLGLVPICSGFRLRPK